One Paenibacillus sp. FSL H7-0737 DNA segment encodes these proteins:
- a CDS encoding cation diffusion facilitator family transporter, translating to MNKERSPQSKTVAWTGIISDVTLAVAKGSFGYISGSKALMGDALYSGADAAAKLADILPWRSEQSRKSKQRIEERRGNKEPLLAILFSVLILMGGLQIAFSAIRDLTEGQSSTRGELALVTVLLSIVLKEAVFQYQYRYFKKIGDGSHAAYANSHRFSLYTSITVLVGISLSMGGTYWHPLLYMDPIAALLTGCLILRKGYLLIVNTVSVKNAQELPSEEAANFIETVQRVHGVIRVEHLKALEQGNYVNLQVKISVNPRITVMEAQDISECARKLLQHRFVHVGEVHMDVVPYDPGYPYKSNYELVDNDIPTLLQ from the coding sequence ATGAATAAAGAACGATCACCGCAAAGCAAGACGGTTGCTTGGACAGGGATCATCAGCGATGTTACTTTGGCAGTAGCTAAGGGGAGTTTTGGCTATATTTCAGGTAGCAAGGCTTTAATGGGCGATGCATTATATTCTGGAGCAGATGCTGCAGCTAAATTGGCGGATATTCTCCCATGGCGCTCTGAACAAAGCAGAAAGAGCAAGCAGCGGATAGAAGAGCGACGAGGGAATAAGGAGCCGCTTTTAGCTATACTTTTTTCGGTATTAATTCTTATGGGGGGGCTGCAAATCGCCTTCTCTGCAATCCGTGACTTAACCGAGGGACAGTCATCCACTCGCGGAGAACTTGCACTTGTAACTGTCTTACTATCTATTGTACTTAAAGAAGCTGTATTTCAATATCAATATCGGTACTTTAAAAAAATAGGTGATGGCAGTCATGCTGCTTATGCCAATAGTCATCGTTTCAGTTTGTATACTTCTATCACAGTATTAGTTGGGATATCGTTATCAATGGGGGGTACCTATTGGCATCCTCTACTCTATATGGACCCTATTGCTGCACTTTTAACAGGATGCTTAATTCTACGTAAAGGTTATTTGCTCATTGTTAATACTGTTAGTGTTAAGAATGCGCAGGAGCTACCTTCTGAGGAGGCAGCTAATTTTATTGAAACCGTACAACGTGTTCATGGTGTTATTCGTGTAGAACATTTGAAGGCACTTGAGCAAGGGAATTATGTGAATCTGCAAGTGAAGATCAGTGTAAATCCGCGTATTACGGTGATGGAAGCACAGGATATTTCGGAATGTGCAAGAAAGTTGCTGCAGCACAGGTTTGTTCATGTTGGTGAGGTACATATGGACGTAGTTCCTTATGATCCTGGCTATCCATACAAAAGTAATTATGAATTGGTGGATAATGATATTCCGACGCTGCTTCAGTAG
- the secF gene encoding protein translocase subunit SecF: MRFKKELDFVHLSKFFYVFSIALTVAGLIFLATFGLNYSVDFKAGSNVDISLSKNLTLEEVNSAVEKTGISSEPSITIGSERVNVRYDQVLDEQQDEALKAEILKLDEKASFEINTVDTEMSKELARNAIYAVLISCLGIIIYVSIRFEWRFALAAIVSLIHDAFMVVAIFSIFRLEVDLTFIIAVLTIIGYSINDTIVIFDRIRENLRFGKQKTYEDLKELVNKSVAQTLMRSLYTAFTVFIAAFFLLILGGESIKMFSLAMVIGLLFGAYSSIFIASPVWLLLKKREKIKVKNPAKG, encoded by the coding sequence GTGCGCTTTAAGAAAGAGCTTGATTTCGTACATTTGAGTAAATTTTTCTATGTTTTTTCTATCGCCCTTACAGTGGCAGGTTTGATTTTCCTAGCAACCTTTGGATTGAATTACAGCGTTGATTTCAAAGCGGGATCTAATGTTGATATCTCTCTGTCTAAGAATTTGACATTGGAAGAGGTTAATTCAGCAGTTGAAAAAACTGGGATTTCAAGTGAGCCAAGCATTACGATAGGAAGTGAACGGGTTAACGTTCGTTATGATCAAGTGCTCGATGAGCAACAAGATGAAGCTCTTAAAGCAGAGATCTTGAAGCTGGACGAAAAAGCATCGTTTGAGATTAACACCGTGGATACTGAAATGTCTAAAGAACTTGCACGCAATGCGATCTATGCGGTTCTCATTTCTTGTCTAGGGATTATCATTTATGTAAGTATTCGTTTTGAATGGCGGTTTGCATTGGCAGCTATTGTTTCATTGATCCATGATGCCTTTATGGTCGTTGCAATCTTCTCCATCTTCCGCTTGGAAGTGGATTTGACGTTTATTATTGCGGTGCTTACGATTATCGGTTATTCCATCAATGATACGATCGTTATCTTTGACCGTATCCGTGAGAATTTGCGTTTTGGTAAACAAAAAACCTATGAGGATTTAAAAGAGCTTGTGAATAAGAGTGTGGCTCAAACGCTTATGCGTTCTCTTTACACAGCATTTACCGTATTTATTGCGGCGTTCTTCCTGTTGATTCTTGGAGGCGAGTCCATCAAGATGTTCTCGCTTGCGATGGTTATCGGATTGCTATTCGGAGCGTACTCCTCTATCTTTATTGCAAGTCCGGTCTGGCTACTGCTTAAGAAGCGTGAAAAGATAAAGGTAAAGAACCCGGCTAAAGGGTAA